A stretch of Vigna angularis cultivar LongXiaoDou No.4 chromosome 4, ASM1680809v1, whole genome shotgun sequence DNA encodes these proteins:
- the LOC108329960 gene encoding putative pentatricopeptide repeat-containing protein At1g64310 isoform X2, producing the protein MFVPFEWLHSELSNSCRSLLRVKQLHAFLLKTHLSEDPFYATKIVRQYAVNSDIESAHHVFDKTSNRSVYLWNSMIRAFAQSQRFFSTISLFRTMLGADISPDGHTYACVIRACADNFDYGTLRRFHGGAVAAGLGLDPVCCSALMTAYSKLGLVHEARRVFNRITEPDIVLWNSLISGYGSSGLWDVGMQLFSAMKLVGKKPDGYTLAGLLVGVVDSGMLSIGQGLHCLSQKSGLDSDSHVSSLLAGVYEKVLYLFRKLNMEDRKADAVLVASVLASIARTTNVGLGCEVHGYALRHRLELDVRVSSALIDMYSKCGCLQLGISVFRIMPVRNVVSYNSVILGFGLHGYASEAFKVFDKMLEKGLVPDEATFSSLLSTCCHAGLVKDGREIFRRMKEEFSIRARAEHYVYMVKLLGSSGELEEAYSLIQSLPEPVDKAILGALLSCCNSCGNSELAETVAQQLLANNPADNVYRVMLSNIYAGDGRWDDVKRLRDKITGGMRKMPGLSWIESS; encoded by the exons ATGTTCGTTCCGTTTGAATGGCTTCATTCCGAACTCAGCAACAGTTGTAGGTCCCTCTTGAGGGTGAAGCAGTTACATGCATTCCTTTTGAAGACCCATCTCTCAGAAGATCCTTTTTACGCAACAAAAATTGTCAGGCAGTATGCAGTCAACAGCGACATCGAATCGGCCCATCACGTGTTCGACAAAACTTCCAACCGAAGTGTCTATCTTTGGAATTCCATGATTCGAGCTTTCGCGCAGTCCCAAAGATTTTTCAGTACAATCTCTCTGTTTAGAACCATGCTTGGGGCTGACATAAGTCCTGATGGTCACACTTATGCTTGTGTTATACGTGCGTGTGCTGACAACTTTGATTACGGTACGCTAAGGCGTTTTCATGGAGGTGCTGTGGCTGCAGGATTAGGATTGGACCCTGTTTGTTGCAGTGCCCTTATGACTGCTTATTCAAAACTCGGCCTTGTTCATGAAGCGCGTAGAGTGTTCAATAGGATCACCGAACCAGATATAGTTTTATGGAATTCGTTGATTTCTGGCTATGGGAGCTCTGGTCTTTGGGATGTTGGGATGCAGCTGTTTAGTGCGATGAAACTTGTCGGGAAGAAGCCTGATGGGTATACCCTGGCTGGGTTGCTTGTGGGTGTTGTAGATTCTGGGATGCTGAGCATTGGCCAAGGATTACATTGTTTAAGTCAAAAGAGTGGGCTTGATTCTGACTCTCATGTTAGTAGTTTGCTG GCTGGGGTGTATGAGAAGGTGCTGTACCTTTTTAGGAAATTAAACATGGAAGACAGGAAGGCAGATGCTGTCTTGGTTGCCAGTGTATTGGCTTCTATTGCTCGTACGACAAATGTAGGACTTGGGTGCGAGGTACATGGTTATGCTCTTCGGCATCGATTGGAACTAGATGTCAGGGTCTCCTCTGCTCTAATAGATATGTATTCAAAGTGTGGTTGCTTGCAGTTGGGAATTAGTGTTTTCAGGATAATGCCAGTGCGGAATGTTGTTTCTTATAATTCTGTAATTTTGGGTTTTGGCTTGCATGGATATGCTTCTGAGGCTTTTAAGGTATTTGATAAGATGCTGGAGAAAGGATTGGTACCTGATGAAGCCACATTCTCTTCTCTCCTTTCTACCTGTTGTCATGCTGGCCTCGTCAAAGATGGTCGGGAGATTTTCCGGAGAATGAAGGAGGAATTTAGCATCAGAGCTAGGGCTGAACACTATGTTTACATGGTGAAGCTCCTTGGCAGTTCTGGGGAGTTGGAAGAGGCTTACAGTCTGATCCAGTCTTTACCAGAACCTGTAGACAAGGCCATCCTGGGAGCCTTATTATCTTGCTGTAATTCTTGCGGAAATTCTGAGCTGGCAGAAACTGTAGCGCAGCAGCTTTTGGCAAATAATCCTGCCGATAATGTATACAGGGTTATGCTTTCTAATATATATGCGGGTGATGGTAGGTGGGATGATGTTAAGAGATTGAGGGATAAAATAACAGGAGGTATGAGAAAAATGCCCGGACTAAGCTGGATCGAAAGCAGTTAG
- the LOC108329960 gene encoding putative pentatricopeptide repeat-containing protein At1g64310 isoform X1, which produces MFVPFEWLHSELSNSCRSLLRVKQLHAFLLKTHLSEDPFYATKIVRQYAVNSDIESAHHVFDKTSNRSVYLWNSMIRAFAQSQRFFSTISLFRTMLGADISPDGHTYACVIRACADNFDYGTLRRFHGGAVAAGLGLDPVCCSALMTAYSKLGLVHEARRVFNRITEPDIVLWNSLISGYGSSGLWDVGMQLFSAMKLVGKKPDGYTLAGLLVGVVDSGMLSIGQGLHCLSQKSGLDSDSHVSSLLVSLYSRCKCMDYAYRVFCSILNPDLVTWSALIMGYSQAGVYEKVLYLFRKLNMEDRKADAVLVASVLASIARTTNVGLGCEVHGYALRHRLELDVRVSSALIDMYSKCGCLQLGISVFRIMPVRNVVSYNSVILGFGLHGYASEAFKVFDKMLEKGLVPDEATFSSLLSTCCHAGLVKDGREIFRRMKEEFSIRARAEHYVYMVKLLGSSGELEEAYSLIQSLPEPVDKAILGALLSCCNSCGNSELAETVAQQLLANNPADNVYRVMLSNIYAGDGRWDDVKRLRDKITGGMRKMPGLSWIESS; this is translated from the coding sequence ATGTTCGTTCCGTTTGAATGGCTTCATTCCGAACTCAGCAACAGTTGTAGGTCCCTCTTGAGGGTGAAGCAGTTACATGCATTCCTTTTGAAGACCCATCTCTCAGAAGATCCTTTTTACGCAACAAAAATTGTCAGGCAGTATGCAGTCAACAGCGACATCGAATCGGCCCATCACGTGTTCGACAAAACTTCCAACCGAAGTGTCTATCTTTGGAATTCCATGATTCGAGCTTTCGCGCAGTCCCAAAGATTTTTCAGTACAATCTCTCTGTTTAGAACCATGCTTGGGGCTGACATAAGTCCTGATGGTCACACTTATGCTTGTGTTATACGTGCGTGTGCTGACAACTTTGATTACGGTACGCTAAGGCGTTTTCATGGAGGTGCTGTGGCTGCAGGATTAGGATTGGACCCTGTTTGTTGCAGTGCCCTTATGACTGCTTATTCAAAACTCGGCCTTGTTCATGAAGCGCGTAGAGTGTTCAATAGGATCACCGAACCAGATATAGTTTTATGGAATTCGTTGATTTCTGGCTATGGGAGCTCTGGTCTTTGGGATGTTGGGATGCAGCTGTTTAGTGCGATGAAACTTGTCGGGAAGAAGCCTGATGGGTATACCCTGGCTGGGTTGCTTGTGGGTGTTGTAGATTCTGGGATGCTGAGCATTGGCCAAGGATTACATTGTTTAAGTCAAAAGAGTGGGCTTGATTCTGACTCTCATGTTAGTAGTTTGCTGGTGAGTTTGTACTCGAGATGTAAGTGCATGGATTATGCATATAGAGTCTTTTGCAGTATTTTGAATCCTGATTTGGTCACATGGTCTGCTCTTATTATGGGGTATTCTCAGGCTGGGGTGTATGAGAAGGTGCTGTACCTTTTTAGGAAATTAAACATGGAAGACAGGAAGGCAGATGCTGTCTTGGTTGCCAGTGTATTGGCTTCTATTGCTCGTACGACAAATGTAGGACTTGGGTGCGAGGTACATGGTTATGCTCTTCGGCATCGATTGGAACTAGATGTCAGGGTCTCCTCTGCTCTAATAGATATGTATTCAAAGTGTGGTTGCTTGCAGTTGGGAATTAGTGTTTTCAGGATAATGCCAGTGCGGAATGTTGTTTCTTATAATTCTGTAATTTTGGGTTTTGGCTTGCATGGATATGCTTCTGAGGCTTTTAAGGTATTTGATAAGATGCTGGAGAAAGGATTGGTACCTGATGAAGCCACATTCTCTTCTCTCCTTTCTACCTGTTGTCATGCTGGCCTCGTCAAAGATGGTCGGGAGATTTTCCGGAGAATGAAGGAGGAATTTAGCATCAGAGCTAGGGCTGAACACTATGTTTACATGGTGAAGCTCCTTGGCAGTTCTGGGGAGTTGGAAGAGGCTTACAGTCTGATCCAGTCTTTACCAGAACCTGTAGACAAGGCCATCCTGGGAGCCTTATTATCTTGCTGTAATTCTTGCGGAAATTCTGAGCTGGCAGAAACTGTAGCGCAGCAGCTTTTGGCAAATAATCCTGCCGATAATGTATACAGGGTTATGCTTTCTAATATATATGCGGGTGATGGTAGGTGGGATGATGTTAAGAGATTGAGGGATAAAATAACAGGAGGTATGAGAAAAATGCCCGGACTAAGCTGGATCGAAAGCAGTTAG
- the LOC108332052 gene encoding histone deacetylase 6 isoform X1 — protein sequence MARGERAETESGASLPSVGTDAMKRRVTYFYEPCIGDYYYGQGHPMKPHRIRMAHNLIVHYGLHRRMQVNRPFPAAEADIGRFHSDDYVEFLASVSPQILSENSHSHYRQLKRFNVGEDCPVFDGLFDFCRASAGGSIGAAVRLNRADADIAINWAGGLHHAKKAEASGFCYVNDIVLGILELLKVHRRVLYIDIDVHHGDGVEEAFYTTDRVMTVSFHKFGDFFPGTGHIKDIGVGAGKNYSLNVPLNDGLDDETFRSLFRPVIQKVMNVYQPDAVVLQCGADSLSGDRLGCFNLTVKGHADCLRFLRSFNVPLMVLGGGGYTVRNVARCWCYETAVAVGVEPNPKLPYNEYYEYFGPDYTLHPEPSNMENLNTPRDLEKIRNALLEQLSKLPHAPSVPFQTTPSIIQVPEEEEEHMDIRPKRRIWSGEDFDSDNDDDMASSKNSVLTAQTSSRCGADGMDED from the exons ATGGCGAGAGGAGAGAGAGCAGAGACGGAGAGTGGCGCGTCGTTACCGTCGGTGGGTACGGACGCCATGAAGCGGAGAGTCACGTATTTCTACGAACCCTGCATCGGCGACTACTACTACGGTCAAGGACATCCAATGAAGCCGCACCGCATTCGCATGGCCCACAACCTCATCGTCCACTACGGTCTCCACCGCCGCATGCAGGTTAATCGTCCCTTTCCGGCGGCGGAAGCAGACATCGGCCGTTTCCACTCCGATGACTACGTCGAGTTCCTTGCCTCCGTTTCGCCGCAAATCCTATCCGAGAACTCCCACTCCCACTACCGCCAGCTGAAGCGCTTCAACGTCGGGGAGGACTGCCCCGTCTTCGACGGGCTCTTCGACTTCTGCCGCGCATCCGCCGGTGGCTCCATTGGCGCCGCCGTCCGACTCAACCGCGCCGACGCCGACATCGCCATCAACTGGGCCGGCGGCCTGCATCACGCCAAGAAGGCTGAGGCCTCCGGCTTCTGCTACGTCAACGACATTGTTCTCGGCATTCTTGAACTTCTCAAAGTTCATAgg CGTGTGCTGTATATTGATATTGATGTTCACCATGGAGATGGGGTCGAGGAGGCATTCTACACTACTGATAGGGTCATGACAGTGTCATTTCACAAGTTTGGGGATTTTTTCCCAGGAACTGGGCACATTAAAGACATTGGGGTTGGTGCTGGAAAGAATTATTCTCTAAATGTCCCACTCAATGATGGATTGGATGATGAGACTTTCCGTTCTCTGTTTCGCCCCGTCATTCAAAAAGTCATGAATGTTTATCAACCGGATGCAGTTGTTCTTCAGTGTGGAGCTGATTCCTTGTCTGGTGATCGGTTGGGTTGCTTCAACTTGACTGTCAAGGGTCACGCAGATTGCCTTCGATTCCTCAGATCATTCAATGTTCCTCTAATGGTGTTGGGTGGGGGAGGATATACAGTTCGGAATGTTGCCCGTTGTTGGTGTTATGAG ACCGCAGTGGCAGTAGGAGTGGAACCTAATCCGAAGTTGCCTTACAATgaatattatgaatattttggTCCAGACTATACTCTTCATCCCGAGCCATCCAACATGGAAAACTTAAACACACCCAGGGATCTGGAAAAAATTCG GAATGCATTATTGGAACAACTTTCCAAGCTTCCCCATGCACCCAGTGTGCCTTTTCAAACAACACCATCAATTATACAAGTTCCCGAAGAG GAAGAGGAGCACATGGATATAAGACCAAAACGTCGCATATGGAGTGGTGAAGATTTTGATTCTGATAACGATGATGACATGGCTAGTTCAAAGAACTCTGTTTTAACTGCCCAAACGAG CAGCAGGTGTGGTGCAGATGGGATGGACGAAGATTAA
- the LOC108332052 gene encoding histone deacetylase 6 isoform X2, whose protein sequence is MARGERAETESGASLPSVGTDAMKRRVTYFYEPCIGDYYYGQGHPMKPHRIRMAHNLIVHYGLHRRMQVNRPFPAAEADIGRFHSDDYVEFLASVSPQILSENSHSHYRQLKRFNVGEDCPVFDGLFDFCRASAGGSIGAAVRLNRADADIAINWAGGLHHAKKAEASGFCYVNDIVLGILELLKVHRRVLYIDIDVHHGDGVEEAFYTTDRVMTVSFHKFGDFFPGTGHIKDIGVGAGKNYSLNVPLNDGLDDETFRSLFRPVIQKVMNVYQPDAVVLQCGADSLSGDRLGCFNLTVKGHADCLRFLRSFNVPLMVLGGGGYTVRNVARCWCYETAVAVGVEPNPKLPYNEYYEYFGPDYTLHPEPSNMENLNTPRDLEKIRNALLEQLSKLPHAPSVPFQTTPSIIQVPEEEEEHMDIRPKRRIWSGEDFDSDNDDDMASSKNSVLTAQTSRCGADGMDED, encoded by the exons ATGGCGAGAGGAGAGAGAGCAGAGACGGAGAGTGGCGCGTCGTTACCGTCGGTGGGTACGGACGCCATGAAGCGGAGAGTCACGTATTTCTACGAACCCTGCATCGGCGACTACTACTACGGTCAAGGACATCCAATGAAGCCGCACCGCATTCGCATGGCCCACAACCTCATCGTCCACTACGGTCTCCACCGCCGCATGCAGGTTAATCGTCCCTTTCCGGCGGCGGAAGCAGACATCGGCCGTTTCCACTCCGATGACTACGTCGAGTTCCTTGCCTCCGTTTCGCCGCAAATCCTATCCGAGAACTCCCACTCCCACTACCGCCAGCTGAAGCGCTTCAACGTCGGGGAGGACTGCCCCGTCTTCGACGGGCTCTTCGACTTCTGCCGCGCATCCGCCGGTGGCTCCATTGGCGCCGCCGTCCGACTCAACCGCGCCGACGCCGACATCGCCATCAACTGGGCCGGCGGCCTGCATCACGCCAAGAAGGCTGAGGCCTCCGGCTTCTGCTACGTCAACGACATTGTTCTCGGCATTCTTGAACTTCTCAAAGTTCATAgg CGTGTGCTGTATATTGATATTGATGTTCACCATGGAGATGGGGTCGAGGAGGCATTCTACACTACTGATAGGGTCATGACAGTGTCATTTCACAAGTTTGGGGATTTTTTCCCAGGAACTGGGCACATTAAAGACATTGGGGTTGGTGCTGGAAAGAATTATTCTCTAAATGTCCCACTCAATGATGGATTGGATGATGAGACTTTCCGTTCTCTGTTTCGCCCCGTCATTCAAAAAGTCATGAATGTTTATCAACCGGATGCAGTTGTTCTTCAGTGTGGAGCTGATTCCTTGTCTGGTGATCGGTTGGGTTGCTTCAACTTGACTGTCAAGGGTCACGCAGATTGCCTTCGATTCCTCAGATCATTCAATGTTCCTCTAATGGTGTTGGGTGGGGGAGGATATACAGTTCGGAATGTTGCCCGTTGTTGGTGTTATGAG ACCGCAGTGGCAGTAGGAGTGGAACCTAATCCGAAGTTGCCTTACAATgaatattatgaatattttggTCCAGACTATACTCTTCATCCCGAGCCATCCAACATGGAAAACTTAAACACACCCAGGGATCTGGAAAAAATTCG GAATGCATTATTGGAACAACTTTCCAAGCTTCCCCATGCACCCAGTGTGCCTTTTCAAACAACACCATCAATTATACAAGTTCCCGAAGAG GAAGAGGAGCACATGGATATAAGACCAAAACGTCGCATATGGAGTGGTGAAGATTTTGATTCTGATAACGATGATGACATGGCTAGTTCAAAGAACTCTGTTTTAACTGCCCAAACGAG CAGGTGTGGTGCAGATGGGATGGACGAAGATTAA